Proteins found in one Bacillota bacterium genomic segment:
- a CDS encoding SpoVG family protein, whose amino-acid sequence MEIQVQKLHLFREQEGHARAICDVVLGGAWALHGVRVMEGEKGPFVALPARPESDGSYREYAHPVTAEAREALSKAVLGAYEKARARAHEREAAGALER is encoded by the coding sequence ATGGAGATCCAGGTGCAGAAGCTCCATCTCTTCCGGGAGCAGGAGGGCCATGCCCGGGCCATCTGCGACGTGGTCCTGGGCGGCGCGTGGGCCCTCCACGGCGTGCGCGTGATGGAGGGCGAAAAGGGGCCCTTCGTCGCGCTTCCCGCCCGGCCGGAGTCCGACGGGAGCTACCGCGAGTACGCCCACCCCGTCACCGCCGAGGCCCGCGAGGCGCTCTCCAAGGCCGTCTTGGGCGCCTACGAGAAGGCGCGCGCCCGCGCCCACGAGCGCGAGGCGGCGGGGGCGCTGGAGCGCTAG